In Rhinolophus sinicus isolate RSC01 linkage group LG01, ASM3656204v1, whole genome shotgun sequence, the genomic stretch ATTACACAGAAGATGCTAGCTTTGGAGAGGATGGTGCAGACATATTCACATAGGCAGGAAGCTGAAAGGAGTCATACTCTGAAATCTCACCATGCAAAAATGATGCGAAATGGAGGCCAAATGTCCTTTAGTCTCTCCAATGGTCCCTGTCACTGAATATAATGCAGTGAGAGTTTCACCATGATAGTACTGACTTTTCTCAAAACTCAAAGGGCTTTTCAGGTATATTTCTTCACCATTCACAAATCCTTATGAGGTAGGGAAAAGCAACTATTTACCTGAGTAATCCAGGATCTCAGGAGCTACTGAGCAGGGTAGTGTGAGTGAAGGGAGCCAAGTTGCTTAACAGTCAGTCCACGGTTTCCCATTCAGCCAAGTCAACAGAATATTTATGGGCCACTTACTACATATGTGCTGAAAACTGGCTAAGACTTTGTGGATGGAGTGGGTGAGAAGACAAcgttcctgtttttgtttctacattttggttGCAGGAGACTGAGATAAAGCatgtaacaaataaataactgtagACAGTAATAActattaggaagaaaataaaacttcaataGATACCCATTTGGGATAGAATGGTCGGAGCAAACGTCTCTGGGGAGGTGATATTAGACCTTTGGAGACCTGAATGAAAACAGGGCCATAGATCCATATCAGGCTTTAGTTTCCAAAGCATTTCACCCATAGAATCTCTTGTGTGTAGAAATCCTTCCACCCACCCCACAAGGTAAGCAGAActgatacttttttatttttattaaatttagtggggtgacattggttagtaaaatgatactGGTTTCAGGACTGacactttttttccctcattttatagatgaggagctTGAAGCTCCAAGAGGCTAAATGACTGGCCAAGATCTTTCCAAATAAGGAGAGAGCCAGCATTTAGACTCACACTTCCTGGGTGTAGTTACTGATCTTTAGACCCCCCAAACTCAATGTTCTTTCTGGATGTGACACTGTTCACCAAATCATATTGCATTCAGAGGCCAAGTAGTTAATCCGTCACCCACAGATgagtttttttttccacttgaaatTTAGGCTCTACAAGCATGACACTAACTCTAGCCTTCAGCCCCAGGACCTGGGCAGAATCTGGGCCATCGGGACTATGACTTCTTGAGCAGGTGTTTCAGGCTGAGCAGGTCTGGCTTTTTGCAGTGTCTTTACTAGTAGTTCACACTCATGAGCTGGAGATGTGTCCAGAATTGAAACAAGTTCTTCCAAGAAGATGAGAATTTCCATGGGGAGGGGGAAAAGCACCCCACTGTCACCAGAAGCCCTCCAGACAACTCATTGGTCTTTTCAACAATTGCTTCCCAAGCACCTGCTTTGTGTAAGGTACTGGCATGGACTTTCCTCATGATGCAGGTAGAACTGATTAAATCTCATCTGCAGAATAGGGGGGCACCAGAATACCAGAAAAACTAGAGACCAGACAAATGCTTCCCATCACCCCATCCTGCCACTTAATTACTGAAAAAGAAGTCAGTAATGAGCAACAAAACAAAGTCAATCAAGGGCAGAAAAATCTCTCCATGTCTGGGTGCTGGGCTACTAATTGTATCTGTTTGATTTTAAAGTATTCTAACAAATCGTTCACTGCAAGAAATTTAATGCGCAACCCATGAAAGTAGCAAAATGTGGCTTGTATTGTGACTGCGATGATTCAAAGATGTCTTTCTCATTTATGAGGAATAATTTAGTGTATATCATTGATGTATCATCCTCTGGGGAACATAAATAAACTCTATAAGAAGCAAGCTGGTCCCCAAGTAACTTCAGACAGACTTCCAGGTTTCCAATTTAAGGGAATGAAATAAcaaatgtgtgtgcacacatgtactTGTATACATGGTTACATCCACAAAGCCAAGttctgaatacacacacacacacacacacacacactcacacacacacacatacacatgtagaTGCACTTGTACAACTAAACAGTTGTGAATGCAAACAGAATCTCAGCattggaggtaaaaaaaaaaagataaaaaaacgAATATAGAAGTAACATAAGTTGCCTGCTGGAGGTATAAACTAAAACCAATCTCTGAAATGTGATTCTTAATATTAGGAACCTGAAAACATGTTTCAGAAACTGAGAACAAAATCTGACAACAGAGTTTAGTGGCTATTACAGTAGTGGATAGGTAAGCCACTTCTCTCTCCAGAATACAACAGATCTCACTGGGCTTTCAGCCTTGTTACACCCTAGAAATAATTCCGGGAAATACCCATGCTAGCAACGTACGTTCCCATGTGAGAGTTAGGTCTCTCTCAGCCCCATTCAAAATGTGAAATTAAGATTGGGATGGGGATGTGTATTTCAGGAAGAGAAGTATTGCAGAAATAACTTGGAGCAATTTCCTCGTGAAATAAATTTCATGAAAGTTGGTCATAAGTTTTCTATAAAtgcttcttgtttttattaagaCAATGCAGACATAAAGCACATCATATCTCAACCATACCACTTATACCAATCAACGGCCAATAAATGACTGCACTCTATGATAGATACAAATGCTCCATTCAAGTTCAGTTACTAGAATAGTATCAGTATATCATGCAGACAGCTTGCATAAATACATGAGGAATCAGAACATACCCTCAGTAGCTTCTGTAATGTTTAGGCATGAAAACGGTCTTATTCCCAATTTCAAAAGATGGAATAAAGAATGTTTTCATATAAAACACATTTGGAACAGTTgggtttttttattctttaaaaaggcaACTAATCAACCTGCAATACACACTTGCAATTCATCTTTTAAGTTACAAAATCAGGTAGCCGTGTAATATTTTTCATCTAATGTGACTGGAGGTGAACATTTCGGTGATTTCCAATATCAAAGagctaaattaaaaataatattttttctgataagtgtaataatatttgtaatcaaaggaagaaaaaatggtCAGTTTAGTCTTTGGgcactattttctattttatcagaTAATTGAAAGTCATTGGTTATGTCACAGTACAAAAATCTTGAATCAATCACCAACACTCGTTTATTTGAGGCTAATTTCGAAATGTGTTTGGACTGGAGGTATGGAAGAAATGTTACTGCGTATCAAACACtgtttctggaaattttaatGCACAACATTTCCAgatttatatattcttaaataaattatttaaaaaatgaaattaagaaaaaaaggcgAGGGAAGCCTACAGTTTATATTCTGCGTGAATAGCTTTTAGTATCTTCCAGGTGGGGGCAACAGTAAGTCAGTTttgagaagagaagggagaaccGGCTCTTGCAGCTCCCTGAGTCCagttacagaggagaaaatgactTCCTAGTAGTAACGCCGTGAATAAAACAACCATGAGTTCCCAGGAGCCCAGTTTCCAGGACTTTGGGGGGCTCCGAGGGGCTGTGGGTAGCAAGGTCCACGGTGCAGTTCGCCCAGCTACCTCTCCGCTTTGCCCACCACCGCAGTGCGCACGCGCGCTGCGCACCTGCCTGATAGCGCACAGCTGCGGGCGGTTGGTTGGTCTCGCCGCCGGGTTCCCGCCCGCGCTGTGCCCCGGGGGAGTGAACACTACTCTCAGCGCTCCAGCTCATTCACTTTCCAGGACCGCCGGGAAGCAGGGAAACCTTTCTCCCGTTTCCATCTCACTCATTCTTCCTCTGGACAATTCAAGTCCATTCACAACTGCTGCAGACGTGTGCGGCGCGCCCATATACCCTTAAAGTCAAGATATCCAGAAAACATGCGTTCAGCCTGGGCGGCGGGGGTCCCACTCCCCTTTCCGCCTCTCTTTGCAAACCCTCGGACTCCGGGAGGGACCGCTGAGCTCTCTGGCGAGGATGAGGGTGATGCAGGAAGCAGAGGTTGATCTTGCACAGCGGGGGAGATGAACGCCCCTCCCAGCATCCCCGCCTCCTCAATTTCCCAGCGTGGAGAAGGCGAGGCGTGGAAAGGCCGAGAGGCGCCAAACCCAGGCCCCGCAGCGGCGGGGAGCCTGGGGGGGCCGCAGGGAGACCGCGGAGAAGCTCGAGCTCGCGGAGCCAGAAGCCCCGTCCTCTAGAGCCTCCCGGAGCTGGAGGTGCGGGTGGGAGGTCCAGCGTGCGGCCAGCTACCTGTCGCTCCTCCGCGCGCcgctcgccgccgccgcccgaGCCCTCcggccgcccccgccgccgccgcccccggtTGAGCCGGCGGCCGCGCCGTCGGGCCGGTACTTGAGCCAGCAGATAATCCAAGTGATGACGACCGAGAAGAGCGCCAAAATGCTGGCCACCGACAGGCAGATGGGCCCCACGGGCGACGGCGACCCAGCCGCCGGGGCCGCGCCAGGGGGCGCCCCGCCGCCCGGAGGTCCCCCGCCGCCTCCACCGCTGTAGTGGTTGACAAAGATGAGGCCGGTGAAGAGCAGCACCAccatggagaggaaggagaagaccACGCACACGCAGCCGGCGGTGAGCGCCGCGCGCTTGCAGTTCTGGCAGCTCTCGTAGGCGGCCGGGGCGCGCAGGCTGGCGCCGGCGCGTGGCCCCGGGGCTGCCTCCTCCGCGGGCAGcggcggggctggggctggagcggGCAGCGGGGCAGCGGCCGGCGTGGGGCGGCGCGCGGGCAGCGGCGGGAGGAGGTCTTGGGGCAGCGGGTCGTGCGCGGCTCGCAGGGCCAGCGGGAAGGCCTCGGCGAGTTTGGTGTTGTTGGGCAGGCCGTGCACGCGGCTGTCGGGCAGCGGCGTGCGGTGGCGGCACACCGGGCACGCGATGGCGCCGGGAGGGCCGTGCCAGGGCGGCGGGCGCGGCGAGCGCTCAGgcgcggcgggggcggcggcgcgGAGCTGGAGCTGGCTCAGGCACTCCTGGCAAAAGGTGTGCAAGCACGCCAGCAGCTTGGGCGCGCGCCGGTCCGCGTCGAAGTAGTTGTAGCAGATTTTGCACTCGTAGTCCTCCAGCGGAGGGAGGCCAGGGACCATCACCGCTGCGCCTGGGGCTCCCGGGTTTCCGTGGTCCCGGGCTCCTGCTGCAGCGTCCCGGGATCCTGTCGAACTCCGGGGACTGCTGGTTGGGCTCCGCTCGCCGCCTCCACTGCCGCTGTCGCTCGCGGGCGCTGCCATGGCATGATGCGCCCCTCATCGGGGGCAAGGTGAGGTGCCTTCCTCCCCCTCCGCCGCCGCGTCGGCTTCAGGCGGGGAGGAGGCGCTTCGGCCTCCCCCCTTCTGGCTGCTGTTGCCCGGCGGGGGAGGCACCGCCAGCTGGGCCAGGCGGGGGCGCAGCGGCGACCGCCTTCCTCCAACTCCCCCAAGATGCAGGTGCCTAGGGCCCTCCCAGTCCCTGCCTCCTCTCTGCCGTCCCCCGGGAGCCTCTCTATGCAGCTCTAACGGCCGCTTTGGGTATCGGTTTTTGTTGGAATTGGGAGTTGAGGGcgggtgtggggtggggctgtgCTGGAACGGGATTTGGGGTGCGGCTGCTGAAGGATGTGGCGCCTGTGCAGCACaccttccccccccacacacacacacacggggagGCAGTGGGAAACCTGGTcctgcttctcccttcctccctcttgtgcgcctcctctctctttatctttggtaaTCCCCGTTTATCCTCCTGGGTCTGGGGCTGAGTCCCTGGCGAAGCCTCCTCTCCCCGCACCAGCCAGAGCTCACCGGTGATGTAATGCGGGACCCGCTCCGGGAGGGGAAACAGCTGCCTCCGTGGCGGCGTCAGCGGCGGTTCCTGTCCCTTAAAGTAATGATCTCATTTCTCCGTCCGAGGGCGAGAGCCAGCCATCACCAAGCCATTTACACTTTCCGCTTGTATTAGCAAAACCCAGGCAGCCCTGCAGCCTTCTTCTCAGGGTGGAAGCTGAAGGCTGGCATTTTCCTTTCACCACTGGGAGGAAATTTCGGGGCTGAGCAGTACCTTTCTTCCTCCAGAAGTATTGCTTCCTGAGATTTAAGGAGACACCGAGACAGATTCAGCCAGGTCGTTTTCTTTTTGAGGACCCAGGTACATGGGAGATAGCAATAGTCTCAGGTCATCTTTTGTGTACATTCCCTCCATTGACCATCTAAAGAGAGGATATTTTAGTTTTAGGGTTGAGTGTCCTGAGTTCACTTGCTGGGTCTGCTCCTCACCCTCTGTGTAACATTAGATGTGCAACTTAGCtgctctgggcctcggtttcccaaactgtaaaatgggaaagagTAGTTACCGTGTAAGTCCGTTATGAGGACTGAACAAGTTGTGCACATAACACATACAGAAGAGTCCTGACTCCTGTTAATGCTCATTACTATTTATGTCAGGGGTTTCTATTCCTGATCTCAATAATCCTCAAAAGCACCATGTCAGAGAGGCCCAGAGGGGTCGTGTAACTagcccaaggtgacacagccaGCAGTGACAGAGTGGTCCAACTGTTCCATCATTTCAAAGATAGAGATACAGGTAGCATCTCAGTTAGAGACACCAGGAGGAGGCCTGACCTATGAATCTAACGCGCATTATTCATCTGTCAGCTATAATGAGCCCTGTATAAAATATGAGGCCAAAGTGAAATCTCACTGGCAATATTGGAAGAATAGATATATAGGCAGATAAAGCCACTCAGAAGCAAGTAGCAAATGAGTCAATCAAacagttgacattttaaaaataggaactgGCTTGGTTCAATTCGACATTTATTCAGGTCTTATTCTGGACGGCATTACTGCTGTGTGATAAGATACCCGGCTTCTAGAAATCAAGCATTTAAAAGAGGATATTAAATATGTAAGTGTGCAAAATGCAGAGGCAGCATGAGGCAGGTTTGTGGTCCAGGGACAAGGTCTGGTGGGaatagggaggagagagaagttaTTTCTGCTGGGGGAAGTTTCTGCAGACTCATGGCCAGTGAATTGGGGATTTAAGAAGATACAGAGAGAAAGACATTCAAGGCAGCAGTAGGAAAAAGCAGGTGTGTTGAGGGCATGGCAAGTGGCCTGCTTCAGAAAGAGCATGCGGTGTGTAAGATGCTGTGCCGGGATGCCATGCTAGCAGGGCTGCTGTGCTTAATTCTGTAGACGGCTGGCTGTTCCACCTCTGTGCTGGCATGTGTGCCCGTGGTGGACTGAGCTTCCGAGTGGTGGGTTGGCTGGAGTTGGAATCAAGAGGGAGACATATCAATTAAGAGGTTGCTTTAGGAGCTTTAGGAGCTAGCAACCTCTAGCTAGCtagataaaacttttaaaagaattaatgtgCTCCTTTAGGGCCACAAGTTCTCTTCCCTCGTGGAGCGGCAGTGTGGGCTACTGTTAAGAACAGACGCTCTGCTGCGGGACAGCCTGTGCCACTTACTAGCCATGCAATCCTGGACAAGGTGTTTAATCTCTCCATGCCTCcgttttctcttttctaaaattgGATTCATATCTACCTCAGAAGGTTGTTGTGCAGTTAAAGTGAGTTAGCATATATTAAGCTtcaaacagtgcctggtacatggtaagtgtcttaaaaatgtaaaaaaaaagaagaaagtaagcTACCCAAACAGGCCCAAATTGCTTATTCTAGGGAAATTAGTTctttattgctaaataaaaataattcagaacaaAAACCTATCTTGACCAGGGGATTAAAGTTAACAAATAGTGACACGTCAAATAGTGAATGCATTCacccttgatatgatgtattCAGAATGGCACTCTTGGTGATATTCCTCTCCAAAACTCATAACCCCCGTCTTATCATGgcaaaaacattcaacaaattttaataGAGGGACATtgtacaaaatacctgaccagtacccctcaaaactgtcaaagtcatcaaaaacaggaaagtctgagaaactgccaTGGCCAGGAGGACCCTAAAGAGACAGGACGACTAAATGTGATGTGATACCCTGGATAGGATActagaataacaacaacaaaagggcattaggtaaaaactaaggaaatctgaagaAAGCGTGGACTTTTGTGAATAGtcatgtatcaatattggttcactAGCTATGAAAATGTGGCATATAGGAATGTAAGATGTTTGTAACAGGAAAATGGGTGTGGAGTTTATGGGAACTGTGCTAtctgcaatttttctgtaaatctaaaataaaacgtttatttttaaaaatgtggtcaATTTATGGAGAATTGCAATCACAAAACCACTAAAATTCCTTGGGATTAAGATATATCTGATCACTCTGTATCACTTCAAATAAGATCCATTAAGTAGCTTTGAAAAACCTTTTAAGGAAACATTTGACTTAGTATTTACTGCATTAGGGGATCTTACTCCTTATTACAATGTGCAGACAATAGTAATTTTTCAATATGTGTAGAAATAGTGCAACTACCTTAAAGAAAGttcagaaaagaattttaaaatcacccTGTAACCCAATGCTTCAGCATAGCTATTACCATAATTGATTTATTCTTATAGGcatattttttatatagttgTTAAAATAATATGCGTACCTTGCTTcactttaatttgaattattcatTCAAATTACTATTTATGGTGATGGCTATGTGCCAGTGTTTTTTGAGGTTGGTGATAGAAACCAGACCGTGAACCTAACAGACAAAATTCTTGCCGTCATGGAGCTTGTATTctagtatatgtgtatgtgtgtgtgtgagatagaCAACAGATAAgtgaatatataatatgataGGAGGTGAAGAGGACTATGGGTAGACCATTTAAAGGATTTTTGATTTTTAGTTAGAGCGAGATGAGAAGCCATCAAAGTGTTTTGAGCAGAATCTGATTTAAGTTCCAAAAGAATTACTGTAGCTATTATGTGAAGAATAGCTTAGAGGGGACAAGTTTAGAAGCAGGTAACCTGGGTAGGTGGCTCCGGTTAACAAACCAGAGAGAGAAGCTGCCTGGGCTTGGATGAGACTTCTTGGAGATTTACTGGTGTGCGAAGCGAGGGGGAGACATCAATTGCCAAGGCTTTTTTCCTGAATCCAAAAACCCCAgcgtacactttttttttttgttactcaATAGCAatcattaataaatacataataagcatttttccatgatattattttttttaatttttattggggagcagtgtgtttatccaggacccatcagctccaagtagttgtgcttcaatctagttgtggagggcgcagctcactggcacatgtgggaattgaaccggcaaccctgttgttcagagctcgtgctgtaaccaacagccatccagccgcccaatATCAGTAATTTTTATAACCAGGACATTCTTCATTGCGTTGCATAAATATCACATCAGTGACACTTTCCCTGACCACCCATTCTAAAATTGCAACCTCCTCCCCACTTCCAGTCCCTCTTACCCCGCTGTGTTTTATTCTATAGCTGCATTATTGGTGGGGCCTGGTGCAAATGGAAAATGTGGAGTCCTtgttaaaaaattactaagaatttcaagaGAGTTTCTGGGAGAGCATTAAAGCAAGTGTGAGGCCCTTCTGAGTATAGGGCCCTGTCGAAAGCCCCTGAAGCCAGCCTTGCATGCACATGCCATATGTTTAATTAACTTGTTCGTTTCCTATCTGTCCCTCCTCATATTCATGTAAGTCTATGGACAGTAGGGATTTTTGAGTTTTGTTCCCTGCCAGATCCCCTAGAATAGTACTTAACATATATTAGacactcaataatttttttttaaaagattttattggggaaggggaacaggactatattggggaacagtgtgtatttccaggactttttccaagtcaagttgttgtcctttcaatcttagttgtggagggcacagctcagctacaggtcaagttgctgttagttgcaggggggaaagcccaccatcccttgcgggagtcaaacctgcaaccttatggttgagaggacgcgctccaaccaactgagccatccgggagctcagtggcagctcagttcaaggtgccctgttcaatcttatttacagggggtgcagccaacaatcccttgcgggagtcgaggaatcaaaccggcaaccttgtggttgagagcccactggcgcatgtgggaatcgaatcggcagcctttgACGTTAGGGgcacggagctctaacagcctgagccaccgggccggcccctcaataatttttgaataaattattttgaatgactgattaacattttatccatttattctacCATCATTCTCTTAAGCATTCTCCCATCAATGGATATTTGGGTAGAATATTTTGCTGCTATAGATCATGTGGCAATTAAAATTATCATATCATCTTTCCTATATTTTGGATTAGGTCTCTAAGATTGGttctcagaagtggaatttttgTAGGCTGTTGTCCTCAAGAACTGTAATCTGCAAAATATTATTGCCTGGATGTCTTTACATCctattaagcatttattatccTTTGACAATTTGAGTTTTTACTTAGGAACACATTTTACCATCCaagaaaatgcttttattctGTTAACATTCGTGTTTATGaaggaatcattttttaaaataattttttttctcttcaagaaTTTCGTGTGAAGTATTGAAACCGATTCTTTTCCTAttgcttgttttaattttgtttcagtgagatatcaggaaggaaagaataattcGGTCAATTTTATAATGAACTCATCccagttccttatatgttttctTGGACTTTGGGTGTTTCTACACCCTGTTACTACTTAGTGTTTCGCTGCTCTAACTGTAGTTTATACAAGAAACTACATGCTTTCTGTGCTCCCCAGGGACTCTTGGGAGTtgctttggaaaattttcagctcTCTGTAAGTGTAATCACTAGAGGTgcccaccaaaagaaaaaagccagaggGGCCAGTGGCTGGTAATCCTTTGTATTTGCCATTACTTATGTGAACCTGTGGCGTGTTTAATGGCCCAGAGCTTCCACCAGCTGGCAGATTGATTGGTATTATGGTTGTTTTTTGGGTCAGCTGGCTGTTGCCAAGGCCTATCTAGTGTCTACATCCCAAAGCTAAACAGAATCGAGTCTCAACAAGAGGGGGGTTAGGTAAGAGTGTCACAAACTCTtatgtcttaaaatgtttttttttttttaataagaaagttGAAAAATGGCATTTCTGCTCTTAAATTCACAGATCTTCACAGCAGAATTTTgcaattcctttgtttttctaccCATTTTACGATGAAGGTGCTCTCATAGAGCATGAAGGCCCAAATTGCTTATCCAGGGCCACGTGATAAATTTGGGTAAAATCAAAAGCTGTATTCCTTTTGAGGGCTCTAGTGggaaatccatttccttgccttttccagcttctagaggctgcctgcattcccgGTCTTGTGGCCACATCATTCCAAGCTCATCTCCTCTCATTGACTCTGACCCTACTGTTTCCCTCTTCTAAGgaccctgtgattacattgggcccactaGATAATCCAAGATactcttcccatctcaagatctataacttaatcatatctgcaaagtcctttttgcaGGTGTATGAAGTAAGGTATTCATAGGTTCTTGGGATTAGGAGGTAGACATCTTTCGGG encodes the following:
- the RNF228 gene encoding RING finger protein 228, whose amino-acid sequence is MAAPASDSGSGGGERSPTSSPRSSTGSRDAAAGARDHGNPGAPGAAVMVPGLPPLEDYECKICYNYFDADRRAPKLLACLHTFCQECLSQLQLRAAAPAAPERSPRPPPWHGPPGAIACPVCRHRTPLPDSRVHGLPNNTKLAEAFPLALRAAHDPLPQDLLPPLPARRPTPAAAPLPAPAPAPPLPAEEAAPGPRAGASLRAPAAYESCQNCKRAALTAGCVCVVFSFLSMVVLLFTGLIFVNHYSGGGGGGPPGGGAPPGAAPAAGSPSPVGPICLSVASILALFSVVITWIICWLKYRPDGAAAGSTGGGGGGGGRRARAAAASGARRSDR